One Ricinus communis isolate WT05 ecotype wild-type chromosome 2, ASM1957865v1, whole genome shotgun sequence DNA segment encodes these proteins:
- the LOC8274802 gene encoding E3 ubiquitin-protein ligase WAV3 encodes MSFNDDEQIVAPQDSGSRPTPIVPGRVQLTSINNNTAPLEESKLKVMLELTGGDSTNDRPGLDLVAVLDVSGSMAGDKIAKVKTAMLFVIKKLSPIDRLSVVKFSADASRLCPLRQITEDSQKDLENLINGLNADGATNITAGLQTGLKVLNDRSLSSGRVVGIILMSDGEQNAGGDAAQVPIGNVPVYTFGFGINHEPRVLKAIANNSMGGTFSDVQNTDNLSLAFSQCLAGLLTVVVQDLKLTVTRVKDDSTIEQVSAGSYPQSKDDVIGSVTVTFGDLYSKEVRKVIVDLLLLAVSNERGADVLEIAYSYSTGGRLFEAPPATITVRRTGTSLDQEERPEVITEETRLRTARMIKEARVMADESKLNDAREKLVEAQNSLEDVVEESNPLIEMMKSELQQLLKLMKSQEMYEKQGRPFALSSETSHDRQRFASRGDVESLRLFATPRMDKYLEQAKSFDEDPSKPLPSVDEDVKEELAANPLAPIAGPLTFYIQAAIQSLQAIEKIISRGL; translated from the exons ATGAGCTTCAACGATGATGAGCAGATTGTTGCACCTCAAGACTCAG GGTCAAGACCAACACCAATTGTACCAGGAAGAGTACAGCTGACAAGCATAAACAATAACACGGCACCACTTGAAGAAAGTAAACTCAAGGTGATGCTGGAGCTCACTGGTGGAGATTCCACAAATGACAGACCCGGATTGGATCTTGTGGCGGTATTAGATGTCAGTGGAAGCATGGCAGGAGACAAGATAGCAAAAGTGAAAACTGCCATGCTATTTGTGATCAAGAAACTTAGTCCCATCGATCGTTTGTCAGTTGTCAAATTCTCTGCGGATGCTAGTAGGTTGTGCCCGTTGCGCCAAATAACTGAAGATTCTCAAAAAGACCTCGAAAATCTTATCAATGGTTTAAATGCCGATGGTGCAACCAACATCACTGCTGGCCTTCAAACTGGCTTAAAAGTGCTCAATGACCGTAGTCTTAGCAGTGGGCGTGTAGTTGGCATCATTCTTATGTCCGATGGTGAGCAAAACGCTGGTGGTGATGCTGCTCAAGTTCCAATCGGCAATGTGCCCGTATACACATTCGGATTTGGCATAAATCATGAACCTAGG gtGCTTAAGGCTATCGCAAATAATAGCATGGGAGGAACATTCTCAGATGTTCAAAACACCGATAACCTGAGCCTAGCTTTTTCACAATGTTTGGCTGGGCTTCTTACTGTGGTTGTTCAGGACCTGAAGTTGACGGTGACTCGAGTTAAAGATGACTCGACAATAGAGCAGGTATCTGCCGGAAGCTATCCACAATCCAAGGATGATGTTATCGGCTCTGTAACTGTTACGTTTGGTGACCTCTATAGCAAAGAGGTGCGCAAGGTCATAGTGGACCTTCTTCTCCTTGCTGTTAGTAACGAGCGAGGCGCAGATGTTCTCGAAATCGCTTACTCATATAG CACTGGGGGAAGACTGTTTGAAGCCCCTCCTGCAACCATTACTGTACGCCGCACTGGGACATCACTAGATCAAGAAGAGAGGCCAGAGGTGATAACTGAGGAGACCCGTCTCAGGACTGCaagaatgataaaagaagCAAGAGTTATGGCTGATGAAAGTAAATTGAACGATGCTCGGGAAAAGCTAGTTGAAGCACAGAACTCGTTGGAGGATGTGGTTGAAGAGTCTAACCCATTAATTGAGATGATGAAGTCAGAGCTGCAACAGCTCttgaaattgatgaaatcacaAGAAATGTATGAAAAGCAAGGGCGTCCTTTTGCACTCTCCTCTGAGACTTCCCATGACCGCCAACGTTTTGCTTCAAGAGGAGATGTGGAAAGCCTGCGGCTATTTGCCACTCCGCGTATGGACAAATATCTTGAGCAAGCTAAGTCATTTGACGAGGATCCCAGCAAGCCACTGCCCTCAGTGGATGAGGATGTGAAGGAAGAACTGGCGGCGAATCCCCTTGCTCCTATCGCTGGACCTCTTACCTTCTATATTCAGGCGGCCATTCAATCCCTCCAAGCCATTGAAAAAATTATCAGTAGAGGCCTTTGA